The stretch of DNA ACCAGAGCAGATTGAAGAAGTCACCAAAGCGTTTGCTGGGCTCAAAGGAAAAATCAGCGAGATTGTCGATTTTGAATGTGGCACCGATGTCAGCGTTGAAGGCAAAGCCGGTGGCTTCACCCATGGATATGTGGTCACCTTCAAAAGCGAGAAAGATCGCGACACTTATCTGCCACATCCTGCCCATAAAGAGTTCGTCAAGCTTGTCGGGCCACGCCTGCAAAACGTGCTCGTCTTTGATTACTGGGTGAAGAAGTAATCTGGCAGGTATCTGCCAGCTCGTGAGCCGGCTGCAAAAAACGGTCGGCTCACGAATTTTGCCCCGTTGGCCATTTCAGCAACTTAGAGAGATTCGAGATATCGAAGTAACTGCTGCAGCTCTTCGGGAGAAAGCTTCTCGCCAACCACCTTTTCCGGGGCATGATACTTTTCGAGGGCGTCGCGCAGACTGCGGGAACGTCCATCGTGCAGAAATCGTCGTCTGAGATTCAGCCCCAGCAAACTCGGCGGATTGAATCGGAAGTCGCTGTCATTTCGACTTTTCAGCCCGATCTCAAACGTATCGTCATGCACCATTTGCGGCCCCTGATGGCAGTTATCACAGGCACCCTTCCCAAAGAAGATCGCCTTACCGGCATGCCAGTCGGGATCATCCTGTGGCTGTGACCGCTCCAGAGGATTTCCCTGCCACGACGCAGGACGGAGTGTTTCAAGGTAGGCTACAAGGGCTTTCTGCTGCTCTTGAGTCGATGACTTTTCACTTTGCATGGTTTCTTCGATGGAGCGCTTCATGGCGTTCTCCAGATCTCGTTGCCAGCCATGCCATGTCCATGGGCCTGTTTCAGCCACGTGGTACAACGTGGGTGTCAGCTTGGCTGCTCCATAGCCCCGATCGTTCTGGGTATCGAAGAGTTGTCCGGCGGTGTGGCCATCGGGATGGCACGAATGGCAACTGAACCACTGATGCAGGCTGTGCTTTGCGTCAAAGAAGATTTCTTCACCTTGCCGGGCTAAAGACTTCTCATGGGGATTGGTTCCGACAGCGATCGACTGCTCAATTTTTCCATGTTCGAGATCAACGATTTCCACGGCTTCTTTGAGACCATTGGCGACCGCCATCCGACGATCATCAAGGAACTCGAAATCCAAAGGACGGCCTGCCAGCGAAATCCGGCGGTACCTCGTCTTGTCACCAATCAGTTCTGGACGCACAAAGTCGCCTGGGTCCCCAGGCATCCAGGGCAATTCTTTGCGTTTGACTAAAATGATCTCATGCGAGCCACTGGCAGTGATGGCGATCCATTCACCATTTGGCGAGACGCGCGTCGCGTAAGCATCTCCCACACCTTTCTGGAACTCGTCGAGACCAAGTTGTTCCTGCTCGCCCAGTTCTCCTTGTGGAATCGGCATCCTCACCAGACGGTTATCAATCACCCAACCCCGTTCAATATTGCTGAAGTTGACCGGAAACCCTCGATTGATGGCACAACTGACGAGGAGTGAGCCTGTTTCAGGTTCAAACGCCATTGGGCCCAGATTGAAACCATCTGTGTAAACTTTGTGCTCACCGGCGACTTTGAGTGTGGCGAGATCGAAGACTGTCACTCGGGCCGGCACCTGTGCAGCCACTGCGAGCCACTTTCGGTCGGGAGAGATAATAACTTGCTGTGGCAGACCACCGGCTGGCAAACGCTGCAACACCTCGAATGAATCCAGATCAACAACAGCGACATCATCGCCCCCCGAAACAGCCACATAAGCCAAAGGCGGACGAGCTTGACCGTCAATGGCCAGCCCACAAGGTTCCAACCCGACCGGGAGTTGACGAAGGAATTCAAGCTTTCCACCGACGACACCCAGCTCGACGACCTGGCCTTTCCCTCGCAGAGTCACATAGGCCTTTTGATCGTTCAGCCACTGGATATCCCACGGGACTCCCACAAGAGAAATCTCGGACAGTTTCTGACCGATTGAGAAATCCACCAGGGCCACAGAGCCCCCCGTATTTGCTACAAGTCCCAGTCTCTTGTCGGCAGACAAGGCCAGACTGCGGGGATTGCGATAGCCACCTTCGCGATCGGTGGTTGAATTTTTCGTCTCCGGATGAGCCGCACCAGCAGATGTCAGGTTCTCCTCGGCGGCCTGTACAACCGAGTCGCAGAATGAAGAGGAGGTGCAGAACCAGAACGCCATCGTTAACAGCAAACCAACAGCCACGCCTGCACTGCTATAAATCATCCATCGCATGGAATACGCTTTCCTCAGAGTCAGGCTGTGTCGGGCCAGACAAACGCTGCCAGTTGACATGACATCGTCTACTAATAAATCAATATTATCATTACAACAGAATTTTAGATGGATCAATGTGATTGATGACCTGGTTTTCTGAAAAACCGGGATTTCATCAGGATCGAGTACCCTCTCAGCCAAAACATGCGAAATCCAGTATTCAACGAAGAATAAGAAGTGCATATCGAAGCTAAGTGACAGGGTAGGAATCATGTCCCAAAGCTCGTCGGAATGAAGTAGGATCAGACCTTGGGGACGATTTCGATTTCAGGCTTTGGAGCAGCTTTGTGACAACTTCTTCTGCCAACCCAACTCGATTGGTCTCAATTGATGCCTATCGAGGTCTGGTGATGATTCTGCTGGCCTTCAATGGGTTTGGCATTCTGGAGGCCAGTCGAAATTTTCCCGCGTCCGAAGGCTGGCAGACGGCGGGCTGGATGTTTGAGCATGTCGCCTGGCGAGGCTGCTCCCTCTGGGACATGATTCAACCTTCGTTTATGTTTCTAGTCGGTGTTTCGATCCCCTGGTCATTGGCTGCTCAGAAAGCGAAAAACATCTCGATAGGGCAGGGCTGGGTGCGTGCCATCTGCCGATCGTTCCTGCTGGTCGTGTTGGGCATTTTCCTGATCTCGAACAATAAGCCCTCGACTGATTTTTCGTTTGTGAATGTTCTGACCCAGATTGGCCTGGGATATCTCGTGGTCTATGCTGTCGCCCAGTCGTCTCGACCTCTGGCTCCTTTCGTGTCGGCAGCGATCCTCGCGGCCTACTGGCTGCTTTTTGCACTGTGGCCTGTTGCAAGTCTGGGACCTATTGGAAGTCAGGAGTTAGCAGCACAACTCAACCTCCCCATTGATCGTCAGCAACTGGCAGGTTTTGGTGCCCACTGGAATCAGCATTTGAATCCTGCGGCCAGCTTCGATCGCTGGTTTCTCAATCTTTTCCCGCGAGAAACGCCCTTCGTGTTCAATCGTGGCGGATACCAGACACTTAACTTTATTCCCTCCATCGCGACCATGTTGCTCGGCCTGGCGGCTGGTCAGACCATTCGTGAAGTCCCTGGTGCTTTCCCAGCAGCCATTCGACTGGTTCTCGGTGGAGTCGTGATTGCCTTACTTGGCTGGCTGCTGGATATCACGGGTGTCTGCCCACTCGTTAAACGCATCTGGACACCTTCATGGACACTCTGGAGCGGCGGGTTATGCCTGTCGACTCTTGGGCTCTTTCACTTTCTGACAGAAGCCCTACAGAAGCAGATTCTCGCCTGGCCACTCACCATCGCCGGGATGAACTCAATCGTGCTCTACGTCTGCTACATGTTGCTCCGACCATGGACGGCAGCCTCGTGGGAACGCCATTTCGGGCCAAACATTTTCCTGATGGCTGGCCCGGCTCTTGCTCCCATTTTACAAGCCTGTTTCGTGGGCTTTTCGTTCTGGCTGTTTGTATGGTGGTTGCAAAGACAAAAAGTCTTTATTCGTCTCTGAAATTGCTGATGTTTCAAGTAAACTCAGGCTCTGCTGAGTCGTTCGGTTCCCTCTTCCAATAACTCAGCCTCAGTTTCTCGGCCCACATACAAACCACCAACAAACCACCAACCAACCTCCAACCATCAACCATCAACCATCAACCATCAACCATCAAAAGAGTAAACAACGTGACACCAAGGATGCATAACACTTCGCGAATGACTCTCCTCTCTCGACTGACATTGGCACTTCTCGTTTCCAGTTTTGCCTTTGTTCAGCTTTCATTCGGTCACATACTGCACGCAGAAGAGCCCGCGAAAAAGCCGGCTGCCATACTGCTTTTCGATGGTCAAACTCTTAATGGCTGGAAGAAAGTCGGGGGAGACGCCACTTATTCGATTGAGGATGGTGAGATCGTGGGTCGCGTGGGCCCAGGGCCCAACACTTTCTTGCGAACGCTGGCGACCTATGGCGATTTCGAACTGAAGTACGATGTAAAACTTGATACTCCGGGCAATAGCGGAGTTCAGTTTCGCAGCCACCAGAAGGATGGTACGGGCCGGACCTTCGGCTACCAGTGCGAAATTGATCCCTCACCTCGCCAGTGGACGGGTGGCATATATGATGAATCCCGTCGCGGGTGGATCTATCCTCTCGACAAGGACGAGCAGGCCCGCAAGGCCTTTAAAATTGATGACTGGAACACGTTTGTCATTACAACCAAAGGGCCGCACATCACCACCAGTGTGAATGGAGTGCGCTGTGCCGATCTGATCGATACAGCCGATCTGGAAGGGTTTATCGCACTCCAGGTTCACTCAGGAAAAGCAGGGCAGATTCGCTGGCGGAACATTCAGTTAACACCACTGGGACAATCGGCGTGGAAGCCACTGTGGAATCAGAAGGATCTGGCTGGCTTTCGTGCGATTGGCGGTGGCGAATGGAAAGTCGCTGATGGTGAACTCGTCGGCACATCCAGCAAGGAGGAGTCTCGTCATGGTTTGTTGATTACGGAAGATGCCTTCCGGGATTTTGCAGTGCGTGTCGAGTTCAAAGCCGTCACTGGAAACAGTGGACTTTACTTCCGCTGTGTTGAGGCAGATCCTTACGGTGTCGCAGGCTTTCAGGCCGAGATCGATCCCACGAAAGATGTGGGCGGATTGTACGAAACCAATGGCAGAGCCTGGATTTTCCAGCCGAGTGCCGAACAGTTAAAGAAAGCCTTCAAGCCTGGCGAGTGGAATGAAATGACTGTGGTTGCTCTGGGTGAGCGAATTGTCATTCACCTCAATGGGATCAAGACCGTCGATTTTATCGACAAAGGGGGTAGGGCCGCGGGGAAAATCGCTCTGCAACTCCACGGCGGCGATGATATGGATGTTCGCTTCCGCAAGGTAGAAATCATGCGGTTAGACGACATTGCCTGTTGCACGGAATAACCTCTACTCGCCTGCTGATCTGTGACTTCGCGATTATTTGCCAATACAAAATCGACTGAAAATGCGGTCGAGAAGATCTTCCGTTTGTGTGGCACCGGTCATCAAGCCCAGAGCATTGATGACCTGCCGGAGATCTGCTGCCAGCAGTTCATCGGCAGTTCCAATTCGCGCAGCCTGAAGTGCAGAATCGAGTGCTCTGAATGTTGAACCTAGCACTTCATGGCAGCGAGCCGCTGTGGTTCCCAGCCAGAATTGCGACAAGGAATGATCGCTCGTCAGCAGTTTGCGGAGCAGACCCGCCAATTGATCCAGTCCTGTCCCATTCACGGCAGATAACGAAACCAGAGAATCCTTAGGCAGATAATGTTTCTCTGGTTCATAAAGATCGAACTTGGTGGTGATGCGGACGGCCTTAGAGGTTTTTGAGGCGGCCAGATCAAAAAACTCTTGATCCTCGGTCGCTTCGGCTGGCGATAAATTGGCAGGCGAACACCAGAGGAGAAAATCACTGGAGGCCATCTGCTCTTCGCGTTGCCTTTGCGAGGCCTCCGTAATCGGATTGAGGCTCTCTTCCCAGCCTGCCGTGTCAACCAAATCAAACGACAAACCTTCCCAATCGATTGACCAGAGAAGGTAATCTCTGGTTGTCCCTGCAATGGGCGAAACAAGGGCGGCATCTGCATCGGAGAGACGATTGAGCAGCGTACTTTTCCCGGCATTCGGACGACCAGCCAGAACCACGCGCTTGCGGGAATTCGAGGTCAATCGCGATGGTGAGCGTCCTTCGATTGATTTCAATTGGGCGAACGCTGTCTGCAATCGCTCGATGACCTGAGAACGAGGGACAAATTCGATATCTTCATCGACAAAATCGAGGCCCGCTTCGATATCAGCGAGCAGATTCAGCAGGTCATTGCGCAGATCAATCAAGGGTTGTGACACCCCGCCACTGAGCTGATTGAGCGCCACACGCAAATCTGCTTCATGACGGGCTTCAATCACGCCAAGAACTGCTTCGGCTTGAATCAGGTCGACCTTGCCATTCAGGAAAGCCCGTAAAGTAAATTCGCCTGGCTGAGCACCACGGGCACCGTGCCGAAAACATTCAGCTAACGTTGCTTCGAGTAAAGGCTGACAACCGGGAAGTGTGATTTCGGCTTGAGGCTGACCGCAATAACTGCGGTGATCTGGCCAGAGCGTTAAGCGAGCTGGAATGTGAAAACGATCTCCGGGAATCCAGATCGATCCATGAACACAGGTGGCCTTCCTAGCAGTTTTCCATGTCCCAGTGGAGGCTTCAAACAACCCACTGATGACGGTGACTGTATGCGGGCCGGCGAGGCGAATCGTCCCGGAGCCTGCAGACCCCGGAGCGGTCGCAATCGCCGCAATTGTGTCGCTCAGGTTCAAGTCGAGCATTCAGGAAACTACTTTCCGAAAAGCCGCTGCACCACGTTTCGATCTGACAATCATTTCATCGAGATAAAGCTTGCACCAGTCTTTGTTTCCCGAGACAAATTCTCTGCCAGCATCTAAAGACTCTCATTTCGACATAATCAGGATCGACTATCGGCCCTTGCTGTTTTGACTGTTCTTCGATGAAGAATTCGCTCCGGCTGATGGCATTTGACGGGCCTGTTCGGCCTGTCGATCTGCCGCTTCCAAAGCCTGCTGCCAGAATTTGGCGACAGCCGATGGCTTCTTTTCTTTCACTTCGACCGGTTTGGCTGGATACCATTCGTTCATGCGATCGAAGAACCAGCGTTCGGCCATGCCCCACAGACTGGAAGTGATAAAGTAAATGCACAGCCCAGCCGGCACACGATAGAACATCACTCCCATCATGACCATCATGATATTCATCATGCGGTACTGCATCGCCTGCTCTTCATCAGCAGGTGGCGGCATCAAGATCTTCTGTTGAGCGACAAATAGGATGATTGTCAAAATGGGCAGCAGATTGAATTCTGTCCATCCGAGAAACGGGACACGAAAAGGAAGCTCGAAGAGAGCATCGGGCGCTGCCAGGTTGTCGATCCACAGGAATGAGGCACGTCGCAAATCGACGGAGACACTCAACGCCCGATAAAGGGCAAAGAAAATAGGCATTTGCAATAGCACGGGCCAGCAACCCGCCAGGGGGTTGAAGCCATGCTTGCTGTAAAGTTCCAGCTGTGCACGTCGGAGCCCATCGGCATCACCGGCGAACTTCTTTTGCAGCTCTTTGAGTTTGGGCTGCATCTCCTTCATCCGCTGTGCGCTTTGTGCCTGTTTGCGAGTCAGAGGCATGAGGCAAGTTCGCACAATGATCGTCAACAGGATGATGGCAATCCCGTAATTGATGCCAAGGGCATGCAGGCCATTCAGCAGTGCCAGCATCGGGATCACCAGCAGCCGAACCAATGGCTCGAGGAAAAAGAAGGGATTCCAGCCAATGTGATACTCCGTGACATCGGCTGCTCCGACTGCAGCCATCAGATGAGCACGCTTTGGGCCCGCATAAAGCTGGAAATGATGCGTCGCTTCCGCTTTCGGGCCAGTGCCTTGAGGAGCCAGTTGGATCGGCACGGAAGTCAATTCGATGGAAACATCACTGAAGTGCTTCTCCTGGGCAGGATAAGTGACCTGAGATTGAACACTTTCAATCGTGCGATCCTTGATCTGATTCTCAACAGGATGCACCAGAGAAGCGAAATAAGTGGCATCTACGCCGACATACTCGATCGGACGTGTCCAGACAGAGGGCTTTCCTGTGGATTCAGCGTCCAGCACTTCTGTCGCCGATTGATGCGATGACTCGACAGATTCTCCATCCGGGAGAACAAAGCCAACGCGAACATCACGATATTTAGTGACGTTTTCCGGATTTTCCAGAGGGACACCGACAGGCCCCTGCATGCTGTATCTGACTTCGCGAGGATTCTCCGTGAGGTTCCTGATTGTCAGGCTGTAATCGAGCAGATAACCCTGACCCAGATTATCGCGTTCAGCTTTTGTGGGTTCTTTGCCAGCCAACCCCGGCACTTTGGGCAATCGATAAGCCTTCTCGAGTTGAATCGAACCATCGGGCGAAGTGAATCGAAAAGTCACACCTTCAGGGCTTTCGCTGCCAGGTACAACTTCCCAATCAATTTTTGCCAGACTCAAACCCAATGCAGCCAACTGGCGATCAATCGCCTCAATTGTCACATCTGTGGTCTTTAATTTGAGCAGTGGATCATCTCCAACCACTTTGACGGGCTGGTTGCTGTCATCAAGAGATCGATAACGCGGATCATTCAGCTCGATCGTTTCAATAGAACCACCGCGGCTGTTCAGTCTCACGGCCAGAAAGAATGGCTCGTCCGGATTCGTTGATCCCAGCAGGATCTGTCGGTTGGGGAACGACTGCAGTTTGGGAGGTTCGACAACTCTTTCTGGTGCTAGAGCCGGCGGCTGGTTGGCATCTGCACCAGCTTTCGCAATGACATTCGCAGGAACCAAAGCATCGTCAGGTTGAAGTTCCGCCGGCTTGGCAATGTCAGCAGCCTGGTCATCTGGTGCTTTCTCAGCCAGCTTTTCAGCCTTGGGAGGAGGCGGAAACAGCATGGGCATGACAAAGCCCGACCAGCCAAAGATGACCAGGGCAGAAAGCGCGATAAAGGTCAGGAAGCGACGTTGTTCCATGGATCGACATGCCGACTATCGAGAAATTTCAGAAAGCTCACCAGAGAGCACTGCCGCGGGACAACCCTGTCACCTCGACAAAACCAAGAGATGATATCGGATAATGTCCGACTGGGCACGCTCGGAAGGAAAAACACGTTCGCCTTCATCAAGCTTTACGCGAACTGCTGTCAAAGTCTGTGGTCAGCCTTGGTGTCCGTCTCGAAAATACGCAAACAGATCGTTCGCAGATCAGGGGAGAACCGGCGATTTAACGACCATCAGCCAGACGATCACCGAGAAAGTTATCCAGATCGGGTATGTCGTAGATCTTCTTCTGTGTAATGCGGAAGTCGTATTCCACTCGACGAAAACGCACCGTATCACCATCGATAGTCACGTAGGAAGAGCGGGGGTCGCTGTTTCTCGGCTGCCCGACGGACCCCACATTGACCATGACCTTCTCTTGCCTCAGAACGTAATTGAAGTCGATTTCTTCTGGTGTCAGAAAGTTAAGATTTTCGGTAAAAACCCCTGGAATGTGCGTGTGCCCCTGGAAGCAGTGACGCTCAATCATACCGAAAATCTTCTCCATCTTACGCTGATTGTAGATGTCTTCCGGGAAGACATACTCATTCAGTGGATTCCTGGCACTCCCATGCACGAACATGAGATTCTGTTCACGGTGAACTCTTGGCAGTTCCCCCAGGAATTCCCATCGGCGATCTGCCTGAGGGCCACGCCCACTTTCCAGTTGCTTTCTCGTCCAGAAAATGGCTCTTTCGGCACTGGCGTTGAAACCCATGGGGTCGAACAATGCCCCTTGATCGTGATTTCCCAGTAAAGAAAGCTTGCACTTGGCCATCACTCGATCGACGCATTCACACGGGTTAGGCCCGTAGCCCACAATGTCGCCCAGGCAGTAAATCTCGGTAATTCCCTGGCTGGCAATGTCCGCAAGGACTGCCTCCAGCGCTTCCAGATTTCCGTGGATGTCGCTGAGAATGGCTTTCAAAACGAATTTCCGGTCAAAGAGTGCATATGGTCAAATCGATGTGGAGTTTAATTCAAATATCCGATCTCACCCTGGAAAAACTCCAGCGAAACTCGCCGATACATTCAAGTTCTCCCATGAGGGCTGGAGATCATACCGACAATCCGGGCAGCAATTCCACTTCGCTAAAGATTAACAGACTTACACCACTTTGCGAGTTCAAACAACCGTACAGCAGGCACCCGGCGGTCGATAAATTTTTACTAATTGATTTATTTCCACTCAATTCAACAACTTCATCTGAAACGTTAGAGGACAGATGAGTGATTCAGAATCGTGCATCTCAACCATATATCCGCTCGTTCGACACCCATTTTGAACGTAGAAATTGATTCCATAGGATGAGAAATGTTCTCGCATCACCAAATTTACTGAACCTTTTCCAGAATCACCTGATCCTTTCAGCAGCCAGTCCAACAACTCCAAAGAGGGACACTTCTGGACATTTTGAATTCGCTTGACCAGACTTTGATAGTCTAAGGTGACCGGTCAACACGTTTGTTATGTCTCTCTGAAAATCAACGCTTCGGACCTTTCTCTCCCTGCTCTGGATGAACCATTGAATCAACCGCTCCGCAATGATCTTCAAACCATCAATAAAACGGCTGTTCTCGTAGCAGTCTGTTTGAACGACAACAAACGCTCGCGGGAAAATGTGCTTGATGAACTGAAGGGATTGGTCAAAACCGCTGGCGTGAAAGTCGTGGGAGAACTGGTTCAATTCCGGCAGATGGTTCATCCGGGAACTTGCCTGGGCCCGGGGAAAATCGAAGAACTCAAACTCATTCTCGAGGAAACTCGGGCTGAACTGGTGATTTTTGATAACAACCTCACCCCAGGTCAGGGTCGCCGTCTGGAGGAGGAGACAGGGCGCGTCATTGTCGATCGCAGTGAACTGATTCTCGACATTTTCGCCACTCATGCCCGGACTGCTGAAGCTCGTCTTCAAGTCGAACTCGCGCAGCTTCAATACAATCGCACTCGACTGAAACGCCTGTGGACTCACCTGGAGCGTATTGATGGTGGGATTGGTGCCAGTCGCGGCCCTGGTGAAAAACAGATTGAAACCGACCGCCGCCTGATTGACCAGCGCATCTCGGAACTGCAATCATCACTCAAAGAAGTGGAACAGCGACGGGAAAGAATGGTCAAGCAAAGGCGCGACCATGCCCTGGTCTCACTGGTCGGATACACCAACGCCGGCAAAAGCACGCTCATGCGGGCTCTGACAGGCGAAGAGGTCTACATTGCTGACCAGTTGTTTGCCACGCTTGATACCAAAACCCGGCTCTGGAAGATTCCCGGCTGGGGCGATGCTCTCCTGAGCGATACTGTAGGTTTCGTGCGTGACCTGCCCCACTCATTGGTCGCCTCTTTCAAATCGAC from Planctopirus ephydatiae encodes:
- a CDS encoding Dabb family protein, which gives rise to MHTKAVSVATFKLWSLIVTAAMMSACLPHSALSNDAAPQLLRHVVLFQYKEGTTPEQIEEVTKAFAGLKGKISEIVDFECGTDVSVEGKAGGFTHGYVVTFKSEKDRDTYLPHPAHKEFVKLVGPRLQNVLVFDYWVKK
- a CDS encoding tRNA modification GTPase, giving the protein MLDLNLSDTIAAIATAPGSAGSGTIRLAGPHTVTVISGLFEASTGTWKTARKATCVHGSIWIPGDRFHIPARLTLWPDHRSYCGQPQAEITLPGCQPLLEATLAECFRHGARGAQPGEFTLRAFLNGKVDLIQAEAVLGVIEARHEADLRVALNQLSGGVSQPLIDLRNDLLNLLADIEAGLDFVDEDIEFVPRSQVIERLQTAFAQLKSIEGRSPSRLTSNSRKRVVLAGRPNAGKSTLLNRLSDADAALVSPIAGTTRDYLLWSIDWEGLSFDLVDTAGWEESLNPITEASQRQREEQMASSDFLLWCSPANLSPAEATEDQEFFDLAASKTSKAVRITTKFDLYEPEKHYLPKDSLVSLSAVNGTGLDQLAGLLRKLLTSDHSLSQFWLGTTAARCHEVLGSTFRALDSALQAARIGTADELLAADLRQVINALGLMTGATQTEDLLDRIFSRFCIGK
- the hflX gene encoding GTPase HflX, with translation MNQPLRNDLQTINKTAVLVAVCLNDNKRSRENVLDELKGLVKTAGVKVVGELVQFRQMVHPGTCLGPGKIEELKLILEETRAELVIFDNNLTPGQGRRLEEETGRVIVDRSELILDIFATHARTAEARLQVELAQLQYNRTRLKRLWTHLERIDGGIGASRGPGEKQIETDRRLIDQRISELQSSLKEVEQRRERMVKQRRDHALVSLVGYTNAGKSTLMRALTGEEVYIADQLFATLDTKTRLWKIPGWGDALLSDTVGFVRDLPHSLVASFKSTLEEARHADLLLHVVDASNPEAEAQVATVEAVLEEIGVELKNFILVLNKADQVPDRMALDLLRARYEWSVSISARTGDGLDRLAQLVVDRLGDGLESVTVSTGIEDGKLLGWLSEHATIIDTHYSETTATFRCRISRSMLPRLRQRGTILEDHHDQSSLEAVG
- a CDS encoding acyltransferase family protein, with protein sequence MTTSSANPTRLVSIDAYRGLVMILLAFNGFGILEASRNFPASEGWQTAGWMFEHVAWRGCSLWDMIQPSFMFLVGVSIPWSLAAQKAKNISIGQGWVRAICRSFLLVVLGIFLISNNKPSTDFSFVNVLTQIGLGYLVVYAVAQSSRPLAPFVSAAILAAYWLLFALWPVASLGPIGSQELAAQLNLPIDRQQLAGFGAHWNQHLNPAASFDRWFLNLFPRETPFVFNRGGYQTLNFIPSIATMLLGLAAGQTIREVPGAFPAAIRLVLGGVVIALLGWLLDITGVCPLVKRIWTPSWTLWSGGLCLSTLGLFHFLTEALQKQILAWPLTIAGMNSIVLYVCYMLLRPWTAASWERHFGPNIFLMAGPALAPILQACFVGFSFWLFVWWLQRQKVFIRL
- a CDS encoding cytochrome c peroxidase codes for the protein MRWMIYSSAGVAVGLLLTMAFWFCTSSSFCDSVVQAAEENLTSAGAAHPETKNSTTDREGGYRNPRSLALSADKRLGLVANTGGSVALVDFSIGQKLSEISLVGVPWDIQWLNDQKAYVTLRGKGQVVELGVVGGKLEFLRQLPVGLEPCGLAIDGQARPPLAYVAVSGGDDVAVVDLDSFEVLQRLPAGGLPQQVIISPDRKWLAVAAQVPARVTVFDLATLKVAGEHKVYTDGFNLGPMAFEPETGSLLVSCAINRGFPVNFSNIERGWVIDNRLVRMPIPQGELGEQEQLGLDEFQKGVGDAYATRVSPNGEWIAITASGSHEIILVKRKELPWMPGDPGDFVRPELIGDKTRYRRISLAGRPLDFEFLDDRRMAVANGLKEAVEIVDLEHGKIEQSIAVGTNPHEKSLARQGEEIFFDAKHSLHQWFSCHSCHPDGHTAGQLFDTQNDRGYGAAKLTPTLYHVAETGPWTWHGWQRDLENAMKRSIEETMQSEKSSTQEQQKALVAYLETLRPASWQGNPLERSQPQDDPDWHAGKAIFFGKGACDNCHQGPQMVHDDTFEIGLKSRNDSDFRFNPPSLLGLNLRRRFLHDGRSRSLRDALEKYHAPEKVVGEKLSPEELQQLLRYLESL
- a CDS encoding metallophosphoesterase family protein yields the protein MKAILSDIHGNLEALEAVLADIASQGITEIYCLGDIVGYGPNPCECVDRVMAKCKLSLLGNHDQGALFDPMGFNASAERAIFWTRKQLESGRGPQADRRWEFLGELPRVHREQNLMFVHGSARNPLNEYVFPEDIYNQRKMEKIFGMIERHCFQGHTHIPGVFTENLNFLTPEEIDFNYVLRQEKVMVNVGSVGQPRNSDPRSSYVTIDGDTVRFRRVEYDFRITQKKIYDIPDLDNFLGDRLADGR
- the yidC gene encoding membrane protein insertase YidC, which gives rise to MEQRRFLTFIALSALVIFGWSGFVMPMLFPPPPKAEKLAEKAPDDQAADIAKPAELQPDDALVPANVIAKAGADANQPPALAPERVVEPPKLQSFPNRQILLGSTNPDEPFFLAVRLNSRGGSIETIELNDPRYRSLDDSNQPVKVVGDDPLLKLKTTDVTIEAIDRQLAALGLSLAKIDWEVVPGSESPEGVTFRFTSPDGSIQLEKAYRLPKVPGLAGKEPTKAERDNLGQGYLLDYSLTIRNLTENPREVRYSMQGPVGVPLENPENVTKYRDVRVGFVLPDGESVESSHQSATEVLDAESTGKPSVWTRPIEYVGVDATYFASLVHPVENQIKDRTIESVQSQVTYPAQEKHFSDVSIELTSVPIQLAPQGTGPKAEATHHFQLYAGPKRAHLMAAVGAADVTEYHIGWNPFFFLEPLVRLLVIPMLALLNGLHALGINYGIAIILLTIIVRTCLMPLTRKQAQSAQRMKEMQPKLKELQKKFAGDADGLRRAQLELYSKHGFNPLAGCWPVLLQMPIFFALYRALSVSVDLRRASFLWIDNLAAPDALFELPFRVPFLGWTEFNLLPILTIILFVAQQKILMPPPADEEQAMQYRMMNIMMVMMGVMFYRVPAGLCIYFITSSLWGMAERWFFDRMNEWYPAKPVEVKEKKPSAVAKFWQQALEAADRQAEQARQMPSAGANSSSKNSQNSKGR
- a CDS encoding 3-keto-disaccharide hydrolase; translated protein: MTPRMHNTSRMTLLSRLTLALLVSSFAFVQLSFGHILHAEEPAKKPAAILLFDGQTLNGWKKVGGDATYSIEDGEIVGRVGPGPNTFLRTLATYGDFELKYDVKLDTPGNSGVQFRSHQKDGTGRTFGYQCEIDPSPRQWTGGIYDESRRGWIYPLDKDEQARKAFKIDDWNTFVITTKGPHITTSVNGVRCADLIDTADLEGFIALQVHSGKAGQIRWRNIQLTPLGQSAWKPLWNQKDLAGFRAIGGGEWKVADGELVGTSSKEESRHGLLITEDAFRDFAVRVEFKAVTGNSGLYFRCVEADPYGVAGFQAEIDPTKDVGGLYETNGRAWIFQPSAEQLKKAFKPGEWNEMTVVALGERIVIHLNGIKTVDFIDKGGRAAGKIALQLHGGDDMDVRFRKVEIMRLDDIACCTE